From the Arthrobacter sp. PM3 genome, one window contains:
- the fdxA gene encoding ferredoxin has translation MTYVIAQPCVDVKDKACIEECPVDCIYEGERSLYIHPDECVDCGACEPVCPVEAIYYEDDTPEEWADYYKANVEFFDELGSPGGAAKIGNTHTDHPMIAALPPQNQDH, from the coding sequence GTGACGTACGTAATCGCGCAGCCGTGTGTAGATGTTAAGGACAAGGCATGTATTGAAGAGTGCCCGGTCGACTGCATTTACGAGGGTGAGCGTTCCCTGTACATCCACCCCGACGAGTGCGTGGACTGTGGCGCCTGCGAGCCGGTCTGCCCCGTCGAAGCGATCTACTACGAGGACGACACCCCCGAGGAGTGGGCCGACTACTACAAGGCCAATGTTGAGTTCTTCGACGAGCTCGGTTCCCCGGGCGGCGCCGCGAAGATCGGGAACACCCACACGGACCACCCCATGATCGCCGCCCTGCCGCCGCAGAACCAAGACCACTAG
- a CDS encoding SGNH/GDSL hydrolase family protein has translation MRNASALSRFVATMIAVGVVLGGCGQATFSPARDAGTSGAPAAAGQAGIGNGTATGAGSAAANGPGAPVAAGTAAKTRIGATVDPASLPGGAVYRNPANGRSEVIIKDTANIAVLIGDSQSEPAYGWPRQGLAAAGYKVFFCGRGGTGYVASNGKTGNYIDALQRGDWKLPYGTPPLVVIEGGGNDAARGASDAQIVANADRLITSIQQRYPAARLLMVGTLARGAHYGGGRRSAVDALLGTVASRHGLPFVSAGDWLTRYNLTGSMADGVHLNRHGHAALGAVFGQRLEAMGLDYADPGMLAGLIR, from the coding sequence ATGCGAAACGCATCGGCTCTGTCCCGCTTTGTCGCAACGATGATCGCCGTAGGCGTAGTTCTTGGCGGCTGCGGGCAGGCAACTTTTTCACCCGCGCGGGACGCGGGCACCTCCGGCGCGCCCGCGGCCGCCGGCCAGGCCGGAATCGGCAACGGTACGGCAACCGGGGCCGGCAGCGCGGCGGCCAACGGCCCCGGAGCGCCGGTTGCGGCGGGGACCGCGGCCAAGACACGGATCGGCGCCACCGTCGATCCCGCCAGCCTGCCGGGCGGTGCGGTCTACCGCAATCCCGCCAACGGCCGCAGCGAGGTGATCATCAAGGACACCGCCAACATCGCAGTGCTCATTGGCGACTCACAATCGGAACCGGCCTATGGCTGGCCCCGGCAGGGACTGGCCGCGGCCGGGTACAAGGTCTTCTTCTGCGGCCGCGGCGGCACCGGCTATGTGGCCTCGAACGGCAAGACCGGCAACTACATTGATGCGCTTCAGCGCGGCGACTGGAAACTGCCGTACGGCACCCCGCCGCTTGTGGTGATCGAAGGAGGCGGAAACGACGCCGCCCGCGGCGCCTCCGATGCGCAGATCGTCGCCAACGCCGACCGGCTGATCACGAGCATCCAGCAGCGCTACCCCGCGGCACGGCTGCTCATGGTCGGCACGCTCGCGCGCGGAGCCCACTATGGCGGCGGCCGACGGAGCGCCGTTGACGCTCTTCTGGGCACCGTGGCGAGCCGGCACGGGCTGCCGTTCGTCAGCGCCGGCGACTGGCTCACCCGGTACAACCTCACCGGCTCGATGGCGGACGGGGTGCACCTGAACCGGCATGGCCATGCTGCCCTCGGCGCCGTTTTCGGCCAGCGGCTGGAAGCGATGGGGCTCGACTATGCGGACCCCGGCATGCTGGCCGGACTGATCCGCTGA
- the dapC gene encoding succinyldiaminopimelate transaminase, giving the protein MTSAVRTFGLSLPDYPWEAMAPYLATASRHEAGAVNLSIGTPVDPTPALIQDALRAAADAPGYPTVHGTAALREAIAGWFERRRGVPGLDPQNVMPTVGSKELVAWLPFLLGLKPGDVVVRPTVAYPTYDIGATFAGAEQVAADDLDELDAGTRSRVRLVWVNSPANPTGSVRDIASLQRIVRQAREIGAVVASDECYAELGWGEWDVQRGGAPVPSILDPQVTDGSHEGLLAVYSLSKQSNVAGYRAAFVAGDPAIMANLVNSRKHAGMIVPYPVQEAMRVALGDDAHVLAQKDLYRGRRERLVPALESFGLTIHESRAGLYLWSTAGEATWDTVGRLAERGIVVGPGVFYGDAGNGFIRVALTASDERIDAAVARLATGA; this is encoded by the coding sequence GTGACATCCGCGGTGCGCACTTTCGGCTTGAGCCTGCCCGACTACCCTTGGGAGGCGATGGCGCCGTATCTTGCCACGGCCTCCCGGCACGAGGCGGGAGCCGTGAACCTGTCGATCGGCACTCCGGTGGATCCGACGCCGGCACTGATCCAGGACGCGCTGCGCGCTGCAGCGGATGCCCCGGGCTACCCCACTGTCCACGGGACAGCGGCGCTCCGGGAAGCTATTGCCGGCTGGTTTGAGCGCCGGCGCGGTGTGCCCGGGCTGGATCCGCAGAACGTCATGCCGACCGTGGGATCGAAGGAGCTCGTCGCATGGCTGCCGTTCCTGCTCGGCCTGAAGCCGGGCGACGTTGTGGTCCGCCCAACGGTGGCGTACCCCACCTACGACATCGGTGCGACGTTTGCCGGTGCGGAGCAGGTCGCGGCTGATGATCTTGACGAGCTCGACGCCGGCACCCGCTCCCGGGTGCGCCTGGTCTGGGTCAATTCCCCGGCCAACCCCACCGGCAGCGTCCGGGACATCGCATCGCTGCAGCGGATCGTCCGCCAGGCCCGCGAGATCGGCGCGGTGGTCGCATCCGACGAATGTTACGCCGAACTTGGCTGGGGGGAGTGGGATGTCCAGCGCGGCGGCGCACCCGTCCCCAGCATCCTGGACCCGCAGGTCACGGACGGCTCGCATGAAGGCCTCCTGGCCGTGTATTCGCTGAGCAAGCAGTCCAATGTGGCCGGCTACCGCGCCGCGTTCGTCGCCGGCGACCCGGCGATCATGGCAAACCTGGTCAACAGCCGCAAACACGCCGGCATGATCGTTCCGTACCCGGTCCAGGAAGCCATGCGGGTCGCCCTGGGCGACGACGCCCACGTTCTGGCCCAGAAGGACCTCTACCGCGGACGCCGGGAACGGCTCGTGCCGGCGCTGGAGAGCTTCGGGCTGACCATCCACGAGTCCCGGGCCGGGCTCTACCTGTGGTCCACGGCCGGCGAAGCCACATGGGACACGGTGGGCAGGCTCGCGGAGCGCGGCATCGTCGTCGGCCCCGGGGTTTTCTACGGCGACGCCGGCAACGGCTTCATCCGGGTGGCGCTGACCGCCAGCGACGAGAGGATCGACGCCGCCGTCGCGAGGCTGGCCACGGGGGCGTAA
- a CDS encoding type IV toxin-antitoxin system AbiEi family antitoxin domain-containing protein has protein sequence MANIIEVLTKYDGVARAKHIAAAGVSDFQLKTAMASGAVLRVAYGVYAVPGADPQLIAIRSLPAEPACVTAALLGGLWVLDAPQRTTRGNHAQPKLPGLRVPQVLRAAEATGCRHPKPALLART, from the coding sequence ATGGCCAACATCATCGAGGTACTCACCAAGTACGACGGCGTCGCGCGCGCCAAACACATTGCCGCCGCCGGCGTATCCGATTTCCAGCTCAAGACCGCAATGGCCAGTGGTGCCGTGTTGAGGGTTGCCTACGGCGTTTATGCAGTTCCCGGAGCCGACCCGCAGCTCATCGCCATCCGCTCGCTGCCCGCCGAGCCCGCCTGCGTCACCGCGGCCCTCCTGGGCGGGCTGTGGGTACTTGACGCCCCCCAACGAACCACACGTGGCAATCACGCACAGCCGAAGTTACCCGGGCTACGTGTGCCACAGGTCCTCCGCGCCGCTGAAGCTACTGGATGTCGTCATCCAAAGCCTGCGTTGCTTGCCCGAACCTGA
- the typA gene encoding translational GTPase TypA, translating to MSETTTNTAVATASRSDLRNVAIVAHVDHGKTTLVDAMLKQTNSFAEHNHLEDRVMDSGDLEREKGITILAKNTTVAYNGPSSNGETITINVIDTPGHADFGGEVERGLSMVDGVVLLVDSSEGPLPQTRFVLRKALAAHLPVILLVNKTDRPDARIDEVVHESMDLLLGLASDLADEVPDLDLDKVLEVPVVYAAAKVGRASLEQPANGSAPDNEDLEPLFKTIIEHIPAPTYNPEGVLQAHVTNLDASPFLGRLALLRIYNGTLRKGQQVAWARANGELKTVKITELLATKALDRVPADSAGPGEIVAVAGIEDITIGETLTDVENPQPLPLITVDDPAISMTIGINTSPLAGKVKGAKVTARQVKDRLDKELIGNVSIKVLPTERPDAWEVQGRGELALAILVEQMRREGFELTVGKPQVVTKTIDGKVHEPMEHMTIDVPEEYLGAVTQLMAARKGRMTNMANHGTGWCRMEFIVPARGLIGFRTKFLTDTRGAGIAASISEGYEPWAGPIEYRTNGSMVADRAGVVTPFAMINLQERGSFFVKPTSEVYEGMIVGENSRADDMDVNITKEKKLTNMRAASSDSFENLTPPRELTLEESLEFAREDECVEVTPEDIRIRKVILDSNERAKASRARAKA from the coding sequence ATGTCTGAAACCACCACCAACACCGCGGTAGCCACTGCATCGCGCAGTGACCTGCGCAACGTCGCGATCGTGGCCCACGTTGACCACGGCAAGACCACCCTGGTCGACGCCATGCTCAAGCAGACCAACTCCTTTGCCGAGCACAACCACCTCGAAGACCGCGTCATGGACTCCGGTGACCTGGAGCGCGAAAAGGGCATCACCATCCTGGCCAAGAACACCACGGTGGCCTACAACGGTCCGTCCTCCAACGGCGAGACCATCACCATCAACGTCATTGACACCCCCGGCCACGCCGACTTCGGCGGCGAGGTCGAGCGCGGCCTGTCCATGGTCGACGGCGTCGTCCTCCTCGTCGACTCCTCCGAGGGCCCGCTGCCGCAGACCCGCTTCGTGCTGCGCAAGGCGCTGGCCGCGCACCTGCCGGTGATCCTGCTGGTCAACAAGACCGACCGCCCCGACGCCCGCATCGATGAAGTTGTCCACGAGTCCATGGACCTGCTGCTGGGCCTCGCTTCGGACCTCGCCGACGAAGTTCCGGACCTTGACTTGGACAAGGTCCTCGAGGTTCCCGTCGTTTACGCCGCCGCCAAGGTCGGCCGCGCCTCCCTCGAGCAGCCGGCCAACGGCTCCGCACCGGACAACGAGGACCTTGAGCCGCTGTTCAAGACCATCATCGAGCACATCCCGGCCCCGACGTACAACCCGGAGGGCGTCCTCCAGGCACACGTCACCAACCTGGACGCCTCTCCCTTCCTAGGCCGCCTGGCGCTGCTGCGGATCTACAACGGCACCCTGCGCAAGGGCCAGCAGGTTGCCTGGGCCCGCGCCAACGGCGAGCTGAAGACCGTCAAGATCACTGAGCTCCTCGCCACCAAGGCCCTGGACCGTGTCCCGGCCGATTCCGCCGGCCCCGGCGAGATCGTCGCCGTCGCCGGTATCGAGGACATCACCATCGGCGAAACCCTGACCGACGTCGAGAACCCGCAGCCGCTGCCCCTGATCACCGTTGACGACCCGGCCATCTCGATGACCATCGGTATCAACACCTCGCCGCTGGCAGGCAAGGTCAAGGGCGCCAAGGTCACGGCCCGCCAGGTGAAGGACCGCCTGGACAAGGAACTGATCGGTAACGTCTCCATCAAGGTGCTCCCCACCGAGCGTCCTGACGCCTGGGAAGTCCAGGGCCGTGGCGAGCTCGCGCTGGCCATCCTCGTCGAGCAGATGCGCCGTGAAGGCTTCGAACTGACCGTCGGCAAGCCGCAGGTTGTCACCAAGACCATTGACGGCAAGGTCCACGAGCCGATGGAGCACATGACCATCGACGTGCCGGAAGAGTACCTCGGCGCCGTCACGCAGCTCATGGCCGCCCGCAAGGGGCGCATGACCAACATGGCCAACCACGGCACCGGCTGGTGCCGCATGGAGTTCATCGTTCCGGCCCGCGGCCTGATCGGTTTCCGCACCAAGTTCCTTACGGACACCCGTGGCGCCGGCATCGCCGCCTCCATCTCCGAAGGCTACGAGCCGTGGGCCGGCCCCATCGAGTACCGCACCAACGGTTCGATGGTTGCCGACCGTGCCGGTGTGGTGACCCCGTTCGCGATGATCAACCTGCAGGAACGCGGCTCCTTCTTCGTCAAGCCGACCTCCGAGGTCTACGAGGGCATGATCGTGGGCGAGAACTCCCGCGCTGACGACATGGACGTCAACATCACGAAGGAAAAGAAGCTCACCAACATGCGTGCCGCTTCCTCTGACTCCTTCGAGAACCTGACGCCGCCGCGCGAGCTGACCCTCGAAGAGTCCCTCGAGTTCGCCCGTGAGGACGAGTGCGTCGAGGTCACCCCTGAGGACATCCGTATCCGCAAGGTCATCCTGGACTCCAACGAGCGCGCCAAGGCGAGCCGCGCCCGCGCCAAGGCCTGA